The following coding sequences are from one Leishmania braziliensis MHOM/BR/75/M2904 complete genome, chromosome 36 window:
- a CDS encoding putative nuclear lim interactor-interacting factor produces MPSQRRRGASFRGVYCPDAFSVCLEDSVTETAEVFRRSPSITARGEYLVPAKPSEIKNRLTVVLDLDETLIYARQGPLYVRPGMETLMRFLADYCETIVWTSSKHRYADAVVAQIDTCGAVCHTVYRHRRWFNGTSATKELRLLGRDLETTIIVENTPDCCRGYERNAVLVEDYEGGELADHTLHMLLALLRDLVERHEKEGITVPEYIATTPRLSQQNVLTDKGTAMQAYCLRGVEDECAVPHSTVSKYLSASCDNFSSAFPRPAQQQPRMRPGGSLGTRRQHARLQRIVY; encoded by the coding sequence ATGCCAAGCCAGCGCAGACGTGGTGCCAGCTTTCGGGGAGTCTACTGCCCCGATGCATTCTCAGTGTGCCTCGAGGACTCTGTGACGGAGACGGCGGAGGTGTTTCGTCGCTCTCCATCCATCACGGCGAGGGGGGAGTACCTTGTCCCGGCGAAGCCGTCAGAGATTAAGAATCGCCTAACTGTGGTGCTCGACCTTGACGAAACACTCATCTACGCGCGTCAAGGACCTCTCTACGTACGCCCTGGCATGGAAACACTGATGCGCTTCCTCGCCGACTACTGCGAGACAATCGTGTGGACCTCCAGCAAGCACCGCTACGCAGACGCTGTCGTGGCGCAGATTGACACGTGCGGCGCCGTTTGCCACACAGTGTACCGACACCGCCGATGGTTCAACGGCACATCGGCAACCAAGGAACTGCGCTTGCTCGGGCGAGACTTGGAGACGACGATCATAGTGGAGAACACCCCggactgctgccgcggctaCGAGAGGAACGCTGTGCTCGTTGAGGACTACGAGGGTGGCGAGCTGGCAGATCACACGCTGCACATGCTGCTAGCTCTGCTGCGGGATCTCGTCGAGCGCcacgaaaaagaggggaTTACTGTGCCCGAATACATCGCCACGACGCCACGCCTTTCGCAACAGAACGTCTTGACGGATAAGGGCACTGCGATGCAGGCGTACTGCCTGCGCGGCGTCGAGGACGAGTGTGCCGTGCCACACTCGACGGTATCCAAATACCTGTCTGCGAGCTGCGACAACTTTTCCAGCGCCTTCCCCCGccctgcgcagcagcagccacgcaTGCGACCGGGGGGTTCACTGGGCACCAGGCGCCAGCATGCCCGCCTGCAGCGAATTGTGTACTAG
- a CDS encoding putative ATPase, whose amino-acid sequence MLRCCGCRWSVWSSHLSTKRTVVEAYEQLTRKGVIVADARQRHMLEACTPLLQYIHQCYADEAAGKISPYTRACVPPRGEGGYWAQVWRLLQNSIRATLAKQVRRAFPDSGICTRDLLEAENIGVVEKRGLYLWGDVGIGKTMTLDLFDLCSTPYAKRRSHLHSFMTELEDRLFRAELALTQRRRSAVSPKEKEELRAIRPINLVVQEVLHETPILCFDEFQTFDVAHAALLAAFFTEAFRQGLFLITTSNRPPEDLCRTSASFNAFLPVLRQHCRVLHCPNIRDYRVKRAAERHHEQIFLHPNTKANVERLLRRVEHALGTRGADSVWVREDTLWHHGRSVVIPLRCGGCAVFDFTDICGAREGLSSADIQLVALQFHTIIVTNVPHMGNMSTNASHQFILLVDEMYQSNVKLLFTSFVPWNHLMDPTYTTSNGRGLVDDASCGGGGTTDSAGGSLEAEVYSEGEDERSGYAAHYNFRNEEEVVSFARIRSRLNEMGTASYLLRDYRHYVVTDFDFSALLNPDI is encoded by the coding sequence atgctgcgctgctgcggctgccgatGGAGCGTGTGGTCGAGTCACCTCTCCACGAAGCGCACCGTGGTTGAGGCGTACGAGCAGCTTACGCGCAAAGGTGTCATAGTGGCCGACGCCCGCCAGCGCCACATGTTAGAGGCCTGCACACCCCTCCTCCAGTATATTCACCAATGCTACGCCGACGAGGCTGCCGGCAAGATATCACCGTACACCCGGGCATGCGTGCCACCACGCGGTGAAGGGGGCTACTGGGCACAGGTGTGGCGCTTGCTGCAGAATTCTATCCGGGCGACCCTTGCTAAGCAGGTGCGGCGGGCATTTCCCGACTCCGGCATCTGCACACGGGACCTCTTGGAGGCTGAGAACATTGGTGTGGTGGAGAAACGTGGGCTGTACCTGTGGGGCGACGTGGGAATAGGGAAAACGATGACACTGGACCTCTTTGACCTCTGCAGCACCCCGTATGCAAAGCGCCGCTCCCACTTACACTCCTTCATGACTGAACTAGAGGACCGTCTCTTTCGCGCAGAGTTGGCGTtgacgcagcggcgccggtcAGCCGTGTCaccgaaagagaaggaggagctgcgtgcCATCCGTCCCATCAACCTGGTTGTGCAAGAGGTGTTGCACGAGACGCCTATCCTGTGTTTTGACGAGTTTCAAACGTTTGATGTGGCCCACGCCGCGCTACTGGCTGCCTTCTTCACTGAGGCGTTCCGTCAGGGACTCTTCCTAATCACGACGAGCAACCGCCCCCCAGAGGATCTGTGCCGCACTTCGGCTTCCTTCAATGCCTTCCTTCCCGTactgcggcagcactgccgtGTCCTGCACTGCCCCAATATCCGTGACTACCGCGTGAAGAGggcggcggagcggcacCACGAGCAGATCTTTTTGCACCCGAACACGAAGGCGAACgtggagcggctgctgcggcgtgtcGAGCACGCTTTGGGGACACGTGGCGCTGACTCTGTATGGGTCAGGGAGGACACCCTGTGGCATCACGGCCGCAGCGTGGTGATTCCGCTGCGATGTGGCGGGTGTGCCGTGTTCGATTTCACCGACATCTGCGGTGCGCGAGAAGGGCTCTCCTCTGCTGACATCCAACTCGTTGCGCTGCAGTTCCACACCATCATTGTCACAAACGTACCACATATGGGCAATATGAGCACTAACGCATCGCACCAGTTCATTCTGCTGGTCGATGAAATGTACCAGAGCAATGTGAAGTTGCTTTTCACTTCCTTTGTGCCGTGGAACCATCTCATGGACCCCACCTACACCACAAGCAACGGGCGAGGCCTGGTAGACGACGCCTcttgtggcggcggcggaacAACCGATTCCGCAGGCGGTAGCCTTGAGGCCGAGGTTTACAGCGAGGGTGAGGATGAACGGAGCGGGTACGCGGCTCACTACAACTTTagaaacgaggaggaggtcgtgAGCTTTGCGCGCATTCGCAGCCGCCTCAACGAAATGGGCACTGCATCGTACCTCCTGCGGGACTACCGCCACTATGTCGTCACCGATTTTGACTTCTCTGCTTTGCTCAATCCAGACATATAG